The region AATTTTGCGAATTTTGATGATTGTAATATAGAAATCGTATTTGATGCTCATAAAGTTGGCGGAAATTTAGAAAAAAAAGAGATTATTGATAGTAAACTAACTGTTATTTTTACAAAGGATGGAGAAACGGCAGATAGCTATATCGAAAGAAGTGTAAATGAATTAGGTAGAAGATTTGAAATTTGGGTTGTTACATCAGATTGGCTTGAACAGCAAACAATATTTCAAAGAGGGGCCACGCGTATTTCAGCACTGGAATTTTATCATGAGACTATTCAAATGAAAAAAGAAATAAAATCTGAAACTGAGAAGATTACAAAGGGGAAAAAGAATTTACTTGAAG is a window of Clostridium sp. 'White wine YQ' DNA encoding:
- a CDS encoding NYN domain-containing protein; translated protein: MKKIYIDGYNVINSWPNLKKAITYSYEAARQELIEILQNFANFDDCNIEIVFDAHKVGGNLEKKEIIDSKLTVIFTKDGETADSYIERSVNELGRRFEIWVVTSDWLEQQTIFQRGATRISALEFYHETIQMKKEIKSETEKITKGKKNLLEDSLDEMVLEKLNKIRRSR